Proteins encoded by one window of Marixanthomonas sp. SCSIO 43207:
- a CDS encoding response regulator transcription factor: MNKTTSNRIVIVDDHSLFASSLEKLVNSFENFTVLYHAKNGRDLQQKLVTEPHLPEIILLDLNMPVMDGAETMVWLNENHPEIKVLVLTMEDDESKILKMLCNGAKGYLLKDIHPDKLNKALDETLTKGYYHSEKVAKTLLHSLNAEKKEQPVFKDREIDFMQLACSELTYKEIADRMNLSPKTIDGYRQDLFNKLDVKNRVGLVLYALKHNISKI; encoded by the coding sequence ATGAATAAAACTACCTCAAACCGTATTGTAATTGTAGATGATCATTCTCTGTTTGCAAGTTCACTTGAAAAATTAGTAAACTCTTTTGAAAACTTCACAGTATTATATCACGCCAAAAATGGGAGAGATCTTCAACAAAAACTAGTAACCGAACCCCATTTGCCAGAAATTATATTGCTAGATTTAAATATGCCGGTTATGGATGGAGCAGAAACCATGGTTTGGCTCAATGAAAACCATCCAGAAATCAAGGTGTTGGTTTTAACAATGGAGGATGATGAGTCAAAAATATTAAAAATGCTTTGCAACGGTGCAAAAGGATATTTACTGAAAGACATTCATCCAGACAAGCTTAATAAAGCTTTAGATGAAACACTTACCAAAGGCTATTACCATTCTGAAAAAGTAGCTAAAACCCTGTTACATTCCTTAAACGCTGAAAAGAAAGAGCAGCCGGTTTTTAAAGATCGTGAAATAGATTTTATGCAATTGGCTTGTAGTGAATTAACCTATAAAGAAATTGCAGATAGAATGAATTTAAGTCCAAAAACTATTGATGGTTATCGTCAAGACCTTTTTAATAAACTGGATGTAAAAAATAGAGTAGGGTTGGTTTTATATGCCTTAAAACACAATATCTCAAAAATTTAA
- a CDS encoding sensor histidine kinase, protein MSKEERLLIIYFIVILTFIVGIFLFFFIVFQRRKNKLLLKQAEQRIKFEKEISNSKIEIQEQTFKNIAWELHDNIGQLLSVTSIQLNMMLSTSPEEFKDQLIETKSVVQNTVQEVRNLSKTLNNDVVYKNGLLGSLKFELERFNRLDFLNAELKISGEQQEIDRTKEIVIFRILQEFSTNVLKHARATELFVHLNYTKTNLIIEASDNGVGFDTTQKKGNSGMETMKSRAQLLNADFSIESEPDKGTILRLNYPYNNE, encoded by the coding sequence ATGTCTAAAGAAGAAAGACTCCTCATCATATATTTTATAGTTATCCTAACGTTTATAGTTGGGATTTTTCTATTCTTTTTTATTGTCTTTCAACGTCGTAAAAATAAGCTACTACTTAAGCAAGCCGAACAACGAATTAAATTTGAAAAGGAAATTTCAAATTCAAAAATTGAAATTCAAGAACAGACTTTTAAAAATATTGCTTGGGAGCTTCACGATAACATAGGTCAATTACTTTCAGTAACCAGTATTCAGCTCAATATGATGTTGAGTACCTCTCCAGAAGAATTTAAAGACCAACTTATAGAAACCAAATCTGTAGTACAAAACACAGTACAAGAAGTACGCAACTTAAGCAAAACTCTTAATAATGATGTGGTGTATAAAAACGGGCTGCTAGGTTCGTTAAAGTTTGAACTTGAACGGTTTAATCGCTTAGATTTTTTAAATGCTGAATTGAAAATAAGCGGAGAACAACAAGAAATTGACCGCACAAAAGAAATTGTAATTTTTAGAATTCTTCAAGAATTTTCTACCAATGTTTTAAAACATGCGCGCGCAACAGAATTATTTGTACATTTAAACTATACCAAAACCAATTTGATAATTGAAGCAAGTGACAATGGAGTAGGTTTTGACACAACGCAAAAAAAAGGAAATTCTGGAATGGAGACTATGAAAAGTAGAGCACAACTGTTAAACGCAGATTTTTCAATAGAATCTGAACCAGATAAAGGAACAATATTACGCTTAAACTACCCCTACAATAATGAATAA